Genomic window (Roseivirga sp. 4D4):
GCCATCATGGAGAACATAAAACTGTGGAAGTTGCTGCTTTGGTTGTAGTGTGATGCTTCTCCTTTGCTTGCCTTCCATGCGATATAGGTGACTTCGAAGGCAAGGGTGGTAATCAGTATCCAATTAATGATGGATACTTCTTTAGTGGCGGGGAGGTATCCGGTATACCAACCCACTGACCAGACCAATATGGCAGTTGATAGTGCGAATTTGATGGGTTTGTGCCAGGCATTTGTGCCGGCAAAGTCAATAGGCCTAGCAAAGGACATTGCGATTAAGAATGCCGCTGCAAGCAGATTGACAGTGCCAAACCAGAAAAGTGAGATGTTTCTCTCCTTTAATACCTCAATGAATTCCATTTGTCTTTTGTTTAGACAAACTTCATCATTGGGCTAGCCAGAAAACGATAACAAATGTTTAGAGTTTACTAGGATTGACGTTTAATTCGGCTCAAGTGAATGGGAGTTATACCGAGGTAGGAGGCAATCATATGCTGAGGCACTCTATTGTGAATATCAGGAAAGATTTGACTCATTAATTCATACCGATCAATAGGAGCTAAGGTATACTGGTGCTGAATGCGGGTGTCTAAATACGTGAAGTAATATTCGGCAATCAACCGACCTAATTTTTGTCCTTCCTTCAAGTTGTCATATCCCCATTCAATTGCAGTTCTCGACAGCACAATGACATCCGTATCTTCCATTGCCTCCAATTTATAGCGAGACTTCTCTTTCGAAAGAAAGGCGTTGTAGTCTGCAAT
Coding sequences:
- a CDS encoding Crp/Fnr family transcriptional regulator, with translation MELLKDTISNLISISDKEMDEFVSFCYRKSFKKKAILSDDDKFIDEVYFIERGILRVKINDLEGREHTTHFAIENQFIADYNAFLSKEKSRYKLEAMEDTDVIVLSRTAIEWGYDNLKEGQKLGRLIAEYYFTYLDTRIQHQYTLAPIDRYELMSQIFPDIHNRVPQHMIASYLGITPIHLSRIKRQS